One window from the genome of Pyrobaculum ferrireducens encodes:
- a CDS encoding carbohydrate kinase family protein translates to MVVASIGNLNFDLYLRISELPGPDENVEALDLYTGGGGSAANFAVAVARMGLGARFIGAVGDDPLGEISLRELRSEGVDVTFVKRVRGMRSGVVVVLVHPDGVKRMLSHRGANLGLTPADLTVDKFSGVRHIHLATGRTELILRAKEIAREIGATVSVDGGTALARKGLEIVKAAVEGVDVVFMNHVEAKLLANTGDHKSAIERLARELRAGELVITLGPIGAVAFKEGKLLQVDAFKVNAVDTTGAGDSFAAAYIAMYLEGRDLYEKLLFANAAAAIKVTRPGARSSPRRDEVVSFLESFGYKI, encoded by the coding sequence GTGGTAGTTGCGTCTATTGGAAACCTGAACTTCGACCTCTACCTCAGGATATCGGAGCTACCGGGCCCCGACGAAAACGTCGAGGCTCTTGACCTGTACACCGGGGGCGGGGGGTCGGCCGCCAATTTCGCCGTGGCGGTCGCCAGGATGGGGCTGGGGGCGAGGTTTATAGGCGCAGTCGGCGACGATCCCCTCGGCGAGATATCTCTGAGAGAGCTGAGGTCTGAGGGGGTCGATGTTACGTTTGTAAAGAGGGTTAGGGGGATGAGGTCGGGCGTCGTGGTGGTGCTGGTGCACCCAGACGGGGTGAAGAGAATGCTGTCACACAGAGGGGCCAACCTGGGCCTCACCCCAGCGGACTTAACCGTGGACAAGTTTTCCGGAGTCCGGCACATTCACCTAGCCACGGGGAGGACCGAGCTGATTTTAAGAGCTAAGGAGATCGCCAGGGAGATAGGCGCCACGGTGTCGGTTGACGGAGGCACGGCCCTCGCCAGGAAGGGGCTTGAAATTGTGAAGGCGGCGGTGGAGGGAGTCGACGTGGTCTTCATGAACCACGTAGAGGCCAAGCTCCTGGCGAACACCGGGGACCACAAATCCGCAATAGAGAGGCTGGCGAGGGAGCTGAGGGCTGGGGAGCTGGTGATAACCCTGGGCCCCATAGGGGCCGTGGCTTTCAAAGAGGGGAAGCTCCTCCAAGTAGACGCCTTTAAGGTAAACGCCGTCGACACGACGGGCGCGGGGGACAGCTTCGCGGCCGCCTACATCGCCATGTATCTAGAGGGGAGGGATTTATACGAGAAGCTTCTCTTCGCCAACGCCGCCGCCGCGATAAAAGTGACGCGGCCGGGCGCCAGGTCCTCACCCCGCCGCGACGAGGTGGTTTCGTTTCTGGAGTCTTTTGGATACAAGATTTAA
- a CDS encoding nucleotidyltransferase family protein: MKAVVLAAGLGTRLRPLTYFLPKPLVAVGDRPLIAHIIEWLRMNGVGEVAVVGYYMQEVLESYLSECHPDVAFFKSRRLLGTAGQLHYVREWASGDMAVVNTDVLTNLDLRHPLELHRSSGALLTIVGQRYRASLRFGVLDTEGPALRAWREKPTIDYITSTGIYIISADVVKKLGEEYLDMNVLATSLMPRVAVYTAKEAYFYDVGTLEDLQSVANVVVGDLKP, translated from the coding sequence GTGAAGGCTGTTGTCCTCGCGGCGGGTCTGGGCACTAGGCTGAGGCCTCTTACGTACTTTCTGCCAAAGCCCCTAGTCGCCGTGGGGGATAGGCCTCTGATTGCGCACATTATTGAGTGGCTGAGGATGAACGGCGTGGGGGAGGTCGCCGTGGTGGGGTACTACATGCAGGAGGTGTTGGAGAGCTACCTCTCTGAGTGCCACCCAGACGTGGCGTTTTTCAAGTCGAGGAGGTTGCTGGGCACGGCCGGCCAGCTTCACTACGTCCGCGAATGGGCCAGCGGGGATATGGCGGTGGTTAATACAGACGTTTTGACAAACCTAGATCTCAGACACCCGCTTGAGTTGCACAGATCGTCGGGTGCTCTGCTGACTATCGTCGGTCAGAGGTACAGGGCCTCTCTCCGCTTCGGCGTCTTGGATACGGAGGGGCCGGCGCTGAGGGCGTGGAGGGAGAAGCCTACTATTGACTACATAACGTCCACCGGTATATACATAATCTCTGCCGACGTCGTGAAGAAATTAGGCGAGGAGTACCTCGACATGAACGTCTTAGCGACGTCGCTGATGCCTAGAGTCGCTGTTTACACGGCGAAGGAGGCGTATTTCTACGACGTGGGGACGCTGGAGGATTTGCAATCAGTCGCCAACGTCGTTGTTGGAGATTTGAAGCCGTAA
- a CDS encoding NfeD family protein, giving the protein MSRLLILVAVLDDVFLFVLPAVVALLLHLSGLIPLWAAVAVSAPFAALAVYVGFKVFREAPRGYTYVGGRGVAVEDLKPVGVVKIGGEYWRAVCDGCRAARGDCVELVEVRNGVAYVKTCR; this is encoded by the coding sequence ATGTCTCGCCTCTTGATCCTCGTCGCGGTGCTGGACGACGTGTTTTTATTTGTCCTGCCAGCCGTCGTAGCGCTGTTGCTACACCTCTCTGGGCTTATCCCTCTGTGGGCCGCCGTGGCTGTGTCGGCCCCCTTCGCGGCGCTTGCGGTTTATGTAGGCTTTAAGGTGTTTAGAGAGGCGCCTAGGGGCTATACTTACGTCGGCGGTAGAGGCGTCGCCGTCGAAGATCTGAAGCCAGTCGGCGTGGTGAAGATCGGGGGTGAGTACTGGAGGGCAGTGTGTGACGGGTGTCGGGCGGCGCGGGGAGATTGCGTAGAGTTGGTGGAGGTGAGGAACGGCGTGGCCTACGTCAAGACTTGTCGCTAG
- a CDS encoding Clp1/GlmU family protein yields the protein MFKVEVPGGYTALVRGPAHVQCEDLCEVFGGAFQSFAVPPHKQYPVEGPAKMRIESGELVLVRGAAVPPDWRMELEGTAALLGPTDSGKSSLSTYLLNIHVRRGRRVCVVDADVGQADIGPPGFVAYSCTSAPVPHVSELEPHDAYYIGATNIQGMEDLFVAGVVRLLRKAAAQYPHLIIVNTPGWATGRGLQMLKALADAVEPTVVNIGEQILPGRVVTKPRHLLPRGPQERRELRNLAYRRHIKLAAKLQIEPQKITNCRVGNAVECPWGRYTPGDVPEPQKKGREYTVPPHYLRNLLVALYRGGRLAGYGVVERLDPRPVLYATTTEFDEVHMGKIRIDPQTLQELEPLP from the coding sequence ATGTTTAAAGTAGAGGTGCCGGGGGGATACACAGCCCTCGTCAGAGGCCCCGCCCACGTCCAGTGCGAGGATCTGTGCGAAGTCTTCGGCGGGGCATTTCAAAGCTTCGCAGTTCCCCCGCACAAGCAGTACCCCGTGGAGGGCCCCGCGAAAATGAGAATTGAAAGCGGCGAGCTCGTCCTAGTACGGGGGGCCGCCGTGCCTCCCGACTGGCGCATGGAGCTGGAGGGCACAGCGGCTCTGCTCGGCCCCACAGACTCTGGAAAAAGTAGCCTCTCCACATACCTCCTCAATATCCACGTGAGGAGAGGCAGGAGGGTATGTGTAGTAGACGCAGACGTCGGCCAGGCCGACATAGGGCCGCCCGGCTTCGTCGCGTATAGTTGCACCTCCGCCCCCGTGCCCCACGTCTCGGAGCTAGAGCCCCACGACGCTTACTACATCGGCGCCACGAACATACAGGGAATGGAAGACCTATTCGTGGCCGGCGTGGTGAGGCTGTTGAGAAAAGCCGCGGCCCAGTACCCACATCTAATAATAGTAAACACCCCCGGCTGGGCGACGGGACGCGGCCTCCAGATGCTGAAAGCCCTAGCCGACGCTGTGGAGCCCACAGTGGTGAACATCGGCGAGCAGATACTGCCGGGGCGCGTGGTGACGAAGCCGAGACACCTCCTGCCAAGGGGGCCTCAGGAGAGGAGAGAATTGAGAAACCTCGCGTATAGACGCCACATCAAGCTGGCGGCTAAGCTACAGATCGAGCCCCAAAAAATTACAAACTGTAGGGTAGGCAACGCAGTGGAGTGCCCGTGGGGGAGGTACACGCCGGGAGACGTGCCGGAGCCCCAGAAGAAGGGCAGGGAATACACAGTCCCCCCGCACTACCTCAGAAACCTGCTGGTAGCCCTCTACAGAGGCGGCCGCCTGGCGGGCTACGGCGTAGTGGAGAGGCTCGACCCCAGGCCCGTTTTATACGCCACAACCACGGAATTCGACGAGGTGCACATGGGAAAGATAAGAATAGACCCCCAGACCCTCCAGGAGCTAGAACCACTACCCTAG
- a CDS encoding sulfite exporter TauE/SafE family protein, translated as MVGLEKAPDAAHIAVGTTALAVGLNAYINSLIHLKKKNVDLKTGAVFAAASLADSAAGAYLGHITPGTRLLALFAVFMIAVGASMALPTKTHRNTPRRSKPKMAAAGILVGFLSGYFGIGGGFLIVPTLMYVAGLEISKAVGTSLISVGTFGLATGLIYALYGKTLVAIAALYLIGGVAGGYLGAALAVKTPRDTLKKIYSALIISVGIYILYKSLGA; from the coding sequence ATGGTAGGGCTGGAAAAAGCGCCCGACGCCGCCCACATTGCGGTAGGCACCACAGCCCTAGCCGTAGGCCTCAACGCCTATATAAACTCCCTCATACACCTCAAAAAGAAAAACGTAGATCTAAAAACAGGCGCGGTCTTCGCCGCCGCAAGCCTCGCCGACTCCGCCGCCGGCGCCTACCTGGGACACATCACCCCCGGGACGAGGTTGCTGGCTCTATTCGCCGTATTTATGATAGCCGTGGGGGCCTCCATGGCGCTACCCACCAAAACGCATCGAAACACCCCAAGGCGCTCCAAGCCGAAGATGGCGGCCGCCGGTATTTTAGTCGGCTTCCTAAGTGGGTATTTCGGGATAGGGGGAGGCTTCTTAATAGTCCCCACGCTGATGTACGTGGCCGGGCTTGAAATTTCCAAGGCAGTCGGCACGAGCCTAATCTCCGTAGGCACCTTCGGCCTCGCCACCGGCCTAATCTACGCGCTATACGGCAAAACACTAGTCGCCATAGCCGCCCTATACCTAATAGGAGGCGTAGCCGGGGGCTACCTCGGGGCGGCGCTGGCGGTCAAGACGCCGAGAGATACTCTAAAGAAGATATACAGCGCGCTGATAATATCAGTAGGCATCTACATCCTCTACAAGTCGCTAGGCGCCTAA
- a CDS encoding 4Fe-4S ferredoxin → MVEFVIDDAAYTDDERLAVAVGLSATFRQVLVKATPSREALEAARGAAWGALLITPCPPGLECFKDLEKAVDHSEMYSTPVGYEGPAPAAAKRRVSTFNKHYMKPWRWASGGEKNGVGHELLPLMACLYRLLKMIDAVPIVVSDVRLTPAAGAQPDYMVVPTWHEPAEVAEVVDIHLPPLKASAIALGILIGGYNAGPVVAVAKREDHLVARVAELGGYAVVLDHPGDVCDLFKKRVVGYAVERRPYRVEPALCDRCGDCLKTACPAIAPSRAGTPQILDTCTGCGACAILCTRGAIR, encoded by the coding sequence GTGGTTGAATTCGTCATAGATGACGCGGCCTACACAGACGACGAGAGGCTGGCAGTAGCCGTCGGACTCTCGGCAACCTTTAGACAAGTCCTCGTGAAGGCCACTCCCAGCAGAGAGGCTCTGGAAGCCGCGAGAGGCGCGGCTTGGGGCGCCCTTCTGATAACGCCGTGTCCCCCCGGGCTGGAGTGCTTCAAAGACCTGGAGAAAGCCGTCGACCACTCGGAGATGTACTCCACACCAGTGGGCTACGAAGGCCCCGCCCCCGCCGCGGCGAAGAGGCGGGTCTCCACTTTTAACAAGCACTACATGAAGCCGTGGAGGTGGGCCAGCGGCGGCGAGAAGAACGGCGTGGGGCACGAACTGCTACCCCTAATGGCCTGCCTATACCGCCTCCTGAAGATGATAGACGCCGTGCCCATCGTAGTCTCCGACGTGAGGCTGACGCCGGCGGCTGGCGCGCAACCCGACTACATGGTCGTCCCAACGTGGCACGAGCCCGCCGAGGTCGCCGAGGTGGTGGACATACACCTCCCCCCGCTGAAGGCGTCTGCGATAGCCCTCGGAATACTTATCGGGGGGTACAACGCAGGTCCCGTCGTAGCAGTGGCCAAGAGAGAAGACCACCTCGTCGCCAGAGTAGCCGAGCTCGGCGGCTACGCAGTAGTCCTAGACCACCCCGGCGACGTTTGCGACTTATTTAAGAAACGTGTAGTTGGATACGCTGTTGAGAGGAGGCCATACCGGGTCGAGCCCGCCCTCTGCGACAGATGCGGCGACTGTCTAAAAACGGCGTGCCCCGCCATAGCCCCCTCCCGGGCCGGCACACCACAGATACTAGACACGTGCACTGGATGCGGGGCGTGCGCAATCCTATGCACAAGAGGCGCCATAAGATAA
- a CDS encoding YkgJ family cysteine cluster protein has product MFSCPIGCPSDCCKFETIEEAPVVLEDEIPILTKEAEKIGVKLTFREYGFYNGVKLYKWVIEGWCPFYKGRCTIHEKKPLACRMYPLVLNLKTGEIYLSDKCLWVKINGPKPLDHFPTEKEALRRLVVMLKIK; this is encoded by the coding sequence GTGTTCAGCTGCCCCATCGGATGTCCCTCTGACTGTTGCAAATTTGAAACTATAGAAGAGGCTCCCGTGGTTCTAGAAGATGAAATCCCCATCCTCACTAAAGAGGCGGAGAAAATAGGCGTGAAGCTCACATTTAGAGAATACGGCTTCTACAACGGCGTGAAGCTGTACAAGTGGGTAATAGAGGGGTGGTGCCCCTTCTACAAGGGCAGGTGCACAATCCACGAAAAAAAGCCGCTAGCCTGCCGAATGTACCCCCTAGTGCTGAATCTAAAAACCGGCGAGATATACCTCTCAGACAAGTGCCTATGGGTCAAGATCAACGGCCCCAAGCCCCTCGACCACTTCCCCACAGAAAAAGAAGCCCTGAGGCGGCTGGTGGTCATGCTTAAAATCAAGTAG
- a CDS encoding 50S ribosomal protein L14e, translating into MVKVLDVGRIVVKVLGREAGRKAVIVDIVDANYVVITGPRSLTGVKRRRVNVNHIEPTDKKIEIKRGASDEEVLKALEAAGLVEYMRERVKPRVLGITKAEVR; encoded by the coding sequence ATGGTTAAGGTCTTGGATGTTGGTAGGATTGTCGTTAAGGTTTTGGGGAGGGAGGCTGGTAGAAAGGCTGTCATTGTCGACATCGTAGACGCGAACTATGTAGTTATCACTGGGCCGAGGTCTCTTACCGGCGTTAAGAGGAGGCGGGTTAACGTAAACCACATAGAGCCCACGGACAAGAAGATTGAGATTAAGAGGGGGGCCTCCGACGAGGAGGTTTTGAAGGCGCTGGAGGCCGCCGGGCTTGTTGAGTATATGCGTGAAAGGGTGAAGCCCCGCGTTCTTGGAATAACCAAGGCGGAGGTTAGGTGA
- a CDS encoding RNA-guided pseudouridylation complex pseudouridine synthase subunit Cbf5 yields the protein MRCGTREVFVKVEESTNPQWGKPPSQRSAEEHIRYSMVVLDKPRGPSSHEVAAWVKKILGVDRAGHAGTLDPKVSGVLPIAVAEGTKVLMALSRSDKVYVAVAKFHGGVDAERLRAVLQEFQGVIYQKPPLRSAVKRQLRTRHVYSLELLELDGRYAVIKMHVEAGTYARKIIHDIGEVLGVGANMRELRRVAVSCYSEDEAVTLQDVADAYHIWRRYGDDTYLRRVLLPIEEAARHLPKIWVRDSAVDALCNGAPLAAPGVSKFETPFSAGDLVAMFTLKGELIGVGRALVSSEEVKKMDRGLVVRTDRVVMRRGTYPAMWKRGTRAKT from the coding sequence GTGAGGTGCGGGACTAGGGAGGTTTTTGTAAAAGTTGAGGAGTCTACGAATCCTCAGTGGGGTAAGCCGCCGTCTCAGAGATCTGCTGAGGAGCATATAAGATACTCCATGGTTGTACTGGACAAGCCTAGGGGGCCGAGTAGCCACGAGGTGGCCGCCTGGGTTAAGAAGATTCTTGGCGTGGACAGGGCTGGCCACGCGGGGACGCTGGATCCGAAAGTCTCGGGGGTTTTGCCGATAGCGGTGGCTGAGGGGACGAAGGTTTTGATGGCGCTTTCCCGGTCGGACAAGGTTTACGTAGCCGTGGCGAAGTTCCACGGGGGCGTCGACGCGGAGAGGCTTAGGGCGGTTTTGCAGGAGTTCCAGGGCGTGATCTACCAGAAGCCTCCTCTGCGGTCCGCCGTCAAGAGGCAGTTGCGCACTCGCCACGTGTATTCGCTTGAGCTTTTAGAGCTGGACGGCCGGTACGCCGTTATTAAAATGCACGTCGAGGCTGGGACATATGCGCGGAAGATTATCCACGACATAGGGGAGGTTCTGGGGGTGGGCGCCAACATGAGGGAGCTGAGGCGCGTCGCCGTTTCGTGCTACTCCGAGGACGAGGCGGTGACTCTGCAGGACGTGGCGGATGCGTACCATATATGGAGGCGCTATGGAGACGACACATACCTGAGGAGGGTTTTGTTGCCTATTGAGGAGGCGGCTAGGCACCTCCCCAAGATATGGGTAAGGGACAGCGCTGTCGACGCGTTGTGCAACGGCGCCCCCCTCGCCGCGCCCGGCGTGTCGAAGTTCGAAACTCCCTTCTCCGCGGGGGATCTCGTGGCGATGTTTACGCTCAAGGGAGAGCTCATTGGAGTCGGCAGAGCGTTAGTAAGCTCCGAAGAGGTTAAAAAAATGGATAGAGGCCTCGTCGTGCGCACGGATAGAGTTGTGATGAGGCGTGGTACCTACCCGGCGATGTGGAAAAGAGGGACGAGGGCAAAAACTTAA
- a CDS encoding DUF211 domain-containing protein has protein sequence MGQRPPIRRIVIDAAIPTKGVTIVDVAKELYKVEGVKAVRVTVDDVDVDVLGLAIVVEGVDIDYGELEEVLEKVGGVVHSVDEVVVGEYIPEAGTTA, from the coding sequence GTGGGGCAACGTCCTCCAATTCGCCGTATTGTGATTGACGCCGCAATACCGACAAAAGGGGTTACAATTGTAGACGTGGCTAAGGAGCTTTACAAAGTGGAGGGCGTCAAGGCTGTCCGCGTCACGGTAGACGACGTGGATGTAGACGTCTTGGGGCTAGCCATTGTCGTGGAGGGGGTCGACATCGACTACGGAGAGCTGGAGGAGGTCTTGGAAAAGGTGGGGGGAGTGGTGCACTCTGTGGACGAGGTGGTGGTGGGGGAGTACATCCCGGAGGCTGGGACGACGGCGTGA
- a CDS encoding Gfo/Idh/MocA family protein yields the protein MKVAVVGIGGWGKNHLRVAAQLKGEGLVEVVYAVDVDESRLKWAERVYGAVPVRGVDAAANLDVDAAIIATPTTLHATHAAAFLTRGVATLVEKPFAASLQEAYQLLDLAGRTLVSTGYLLRFHQGVRYVKNNLGKLGRFLTAYGKRTSRWPLRPGDVGVIKDLAIHDIDLVTYITGRRAVSVYASGGSTRGGYEDHVQIFAHYDGASAIYEANWLTPYRFRKLELTGEQGIFVVDFASDEAYFYGEEGVYRPRLEVAEPLLLQDREFIKAASGAGGEVVSRDDIIYTMKFCEAAALSVKTGRVVNLDEL from the coding sequence ATGAAAGTCGCGGTGGTGGGTATAGGAGGCTGGGGCAAGAACCATCTCCGCGTAGCGGCGCAACTTAAGGGGGAGGGCCTTGTGGAGGTGGTGTATGCCGTCGACGTCGACGAGTCTAGACTCAAGTGGGCTGAGAGGGTGTACGGGGCAGTGCCGGTGAGGGGAGTCGACGCCGCGGCTAATTTAGACGTCGACGCCGCGATTATAGCCACGCCGACCACCCTCCACGCAACGCACGCGGCGGCGTTTCTCACCAGGGGTGTGGCCACCCTGGTGGAGAAGCCCTTCGCCGCGAGCCTTCAAGAGGCCTACCAGTTGTTGGATTTGGCCGGGAGGACGCTGGTGAGCACTGGGTACCTCCTCCGCTTCCACCAAGGCGTGAGGTATGTCAAAAACAACCTCGGCAAACTGGGGCGTTTTCTTACGGCCTACGGCAAGAGGACTTCTAGGTGGCCTCTGCGGCCTGGCGACGTCGGGGTTATTAAAGACCTGGCGATTCACGACATCGACCTCGTAACGTATATAACCGGGAGGAGGGCTGTGTCTGTCTACGCCTCCGGCGGCTCCACGAGGGGGGGTTACGAGGATCACGTGCAGATATTTGCCCACTACGACGGCGCGTCGGCGATTTACGAAGCCAACTGGCTCACGCCATATAGATTTAGAAAACTTGAGCTGACGGGGGAGCAGGGTATATTCGTCGTGGACTTCGCCTCAGACGAGGCTTATTTCTACGGCGAGGAGGGGGTATACCGCCCCAGGCTTGAAGTGGCGGAGCCCCTTCTCCTACAAGATAGGGAGTTTATAAAAGCCGCCTCCGGCGCTGGGGGTGAGGTGGTCAGCAGGGACGATATCATATACACAATGAAGTTTTGTGAAGCCGCCGCGCTGTCGGTAAAAACAGGTAGGGTAGTAAACCTCGACGAGCTGTAG
- a CDS encoding ATP-binding protein produces the protein MKAGEELSIHEIEKLDLGEDFKLALSRALSGANVYIVGPPGSGKTAMLRKLGLYLSRSGRGAAYVKLEWAKYGWGLGDYLKHYGARNIGLIGAEAGGDVVLLDDGELLWSYSSAYRNLVRDVRQRQVVAAFREIDMDTLTILFGDGFTIYLQRQVAARPVVKAPLGLGFIGRTSEIVVI, from the coding sequence ATGAAAGCCGGTGAGGAGCTCAGTATCCACGAGATTGAGAAGCTGGATCTCGGCGAGGACTTCAAGCTGGCTCTCTCCAGGGCCTTAAGCGGGGCGAATGTGTACATAGTGGGGCCGCCTGGTAGCGGCAAAACCGCCATGTTGCGTAAGCTGGGCCTCTACCTCTCCAGATCGGGGAGGGGGGCCGCCTATGTAAAGCTGGAGTGGGCCAAGTACGGCTGGGGGCTTGGGGACTACTTGAAGCACTACGGCGCGAGGAATATAGGCCTCATAGGCGCGGAGGCCGGCGGCGACGTCGTGTTGCTAGACGATGGCGAGTTGCTGTGGAGCTACAGCTCGGCGTATAGAAACCTTGTGAGAGACGTCAGACAGAGACAGGTGGTAGCCGCCTTTAGAGAAATAGATATGGACACGCTAACCATACTCTTCGGCGATGGGTTTACCATTTACCTCCAGCGGCAGGTAGCGGCGAGGCCTGTGGTCAAGGCTCCTCTTGGCCTCGGCTTTATTGGGAGAACTTCCGAAATTGTGGTGATTTAA
- a CDS encoding CPBP family intramembrane glutamic endopeptidase → MRLVALALSIPVMFIAMGVAALLAPNCVSASLAVAYLVLTPLIYYARPFAFRPKYFAISLLIFTGLWGLELILQPLLRQYDSLLQVFIQTLSTCPQWRLYFFTSAVVLVPLVEETIFRAMLYTELEKRAGQLVGYMGNSLIFAAVHGAAALLPLYFAYGLVLTYAFKKGGITASMTLHGLNNLVALLPILLGG, encoded by the coding sequence GTGCGCCTCGTTGCGCTGGCCTTGTCGATACCAGTGATGTTCATAGCCATGGGCGTGGCGGCGCTCTTGGCGCCTAACTGCGTCTCGGCGTCTCTGGCAGTGGCGTATCTAGTGCTTACGCCACTGATCTACTACGCAAGGCCCTTCGCATTTAGGCCCAAGTACTTCGCCATCTCTCTCTTGATATTCACAGGTCTGTGGGGGTTGGAGCTGATCCTGCAGCCGCTTCTCCGCCAATACGACTCGCTACTCCAGGTGTTTATACAGACACTCTCTACATGCCCCCAGTGGAGGCTCTACTTCTTCACCTCGGCGGTGGTTCTGGTTCCCCTGGTGGAGGAGACTATTTTCCGCGCCATGCTTTACACCGAGCTTGAGAAGAGAGCTGGCCAGCTTGTGGGATACATGGGCAACTCGCTTATCTTCGCCGCGGTTCACGGCGCAGCGGCGTTGCTACCTCTCTACTTCGCCTATGGGCTAGTTCTGACCTACGCCTTTAAAAAAGGGGGTATAACCGCTTCGATGACTCTACACGGCTTGAATAACCTAGTCGCACTCCTCCCAATTCTCCTCGGCGGTTAA
- a CDS encoding nicotinamide mononucleotide deamidase-related protein, with product MHKGVAWILSIGNELLIGRVVNTNAAWLASKLTFLGYAVRRILVVPDEEGDIVEAFREAVDRADVVVSTGGLGPTPDDITNLAFCKAVGAEPVVNEEALRMVREKYEARGYPLTQERIKMAMMPPGAKPLPNPVGTAPGILYEIGGKVVVILPGVPREMEAIFESHVEPLLRERGPPVYFSERVVVVRGVPEADAAPLIREVMRIDPRVYVKSHPKGFEVDAPLLHIHIYASAGSREEAEALVERAAGRLVELIKLRHGERAAVSTG from the coding sequence ATGCATAAAGGCGTCGCCTGGATTCTGTCGATCGGAAATGAGTTGCTCATCGGGAGGGTGGTCAACACCAACGCGGCGTGGCTCGCAAGCAAGTTGACTTTTCTCGGCTACGCAGTGAGGCGGATACTCGTCGTGCCGGACGAGGAGGGCGACATAGTGGAGGCTTTTAGAGAGGCTGTGGATAGGGCGGATGTGGTCGTATCAACTGGGGGGCTGGGACCCACTCCTGACGACATTACAAACCTGGCCTTCTGCAAGGCGGTAGGCGCCGAGCCTGTGGTTAACGAGGAGGCGCTGAGGATGGTTAGGGAGAAGTACGAAGCCCGCGGCTACCCCCTCACACAGGAGAGGATCAAGATGGCGATGATGCCGCCCGGCGCCAAGCCGTTGCCCAACCCGGTGGGGACAGCCCCCGGCATCCTCTACGAGATTGGCGGTAAAGTTGTAGTCATCCTGCCGGGGGTCCCCAGGGAGATGGAGGCTATCTTCGAGAGCCACGTCGAGCCTCTGCTGAGGGAACGAGGGCCGCCTGTCTACTTCTCGGAGAGGGTGGTCGTGGTGAGGGGGGTGCCCGAGGCCGACGCGGCGCCTCTAATCAGGGAGGTTATGAGGATCGACCCTAGGGTATACGTCAAGTCGCACCCCAAGGGGTTTGAGGTGGATGCGCCGCTTCTACATATACACATCTATGCCAGCGCGGGGAGTAGAGAGGAGGCCGAGGCGCTTGTGGAGAGGGCGGCGGGGAGGCTCGTGGAGCTTATCAAATTGCGGCACGGCGAGCGGGCCGCCGTCTCTACAGGCTGA
- a CDS encoding DMT family transporter: MLWLLPVGILAISSAAILIRLTPADPVAITFWRLAFATAIVLMLGSWRGLGLPRGRALMYSALSGVLLAVHFLSWIPSLFLTTVAASTTLVNIHPVLMLFLSRHIGERVGGATAAGVLLAVVGSIFITFSPGGLLGNVLALIGAASFAGYLALGRVVRTSVGTLGYAAVAYGVAALISLVVGLSLGSNMVAYNAYVFVMFLLIASIPMMLGHTVFNFLLGRYRAVTIAASTLGEPVGATLLAIPILGEVPRGAVHVAAPLLGSLEIPLQALGVLITLLGLVLVIREELKSTT, encoded by the coding sequence GTGCTCTGGCTCCTGCCCGTCGGCATACTGGCCATCTCCAGCGCGGCGATTTTAATTAGGCTGACACCCGCCGACCCGGTGGCGATCACCTTCTGGCGGCTGGCCTTCGCCACAGCCATAGTGCTCATGCTCGGGTCGTGGAGGGGGCTGGGCTTGCCGAGGGGCCGCGCCCTCATGTACTCAGCCCTCTCCGGCGTGTTGCTGGCTGTGCACTTCCTCAGCTGGATCCCCTCCCTATTCCTAACCACAGTGGCGGCCAGCACCACCCTCGTCAACATCCACCCAGTCCTTATGCTGTTTCTATCGAGGCACATCGGGGAGAGAGTTGGCGGCGCAACCGCCGCCGGCGTTCTGCTGGCCGTGGTGGGTAGCATATTTATCACGTTCTCGCCAGGAGGCCTCTTGGGCAACGTCCTTGCCCTAATCGGCGCGGCCTCCTTCGCGGGCTACCTAGCGCTGGGGAGAGTCGTCAGGACGTCGGTGGGGACTTTGGGATACGCCGCCGTGGCCTACGGCGTCGCCGCGCTTATCTCCCTAGTAGTGGGCCTGTCTCTGGGGAGCAACATGGTTGCGTATAACGCCTATGTATTTGTAATGTTTCTCCTCATAGCGTCTATACCAATGATGCTGGGCCACACAGTCTTTAACTTTCTGCTCGGCAGATACAGAGCGGTGACGATAGCGGCGAGCACCCTGGGGGAGCCCGTGGGAGCCACGCTACTCGCTATACCGATCCTGGGCGAGGTGCCGAGGGGCGCCGTCCACGTCGCCGCCCCGCTTCTGGGGTCGCTGGAAATCCCCCTGCAAGCCCTCGGCGTCTTGATCACCCTGCTCGGGCTCGTGCTGGTTATTAGGGAAGAGCTTAAATCCACTACCTAA